A genomic segment from Marmota flaviventris isolate mMarFla1 chromosome 7, mMarFla1.hap1, whole genome shotgun sequence encodes:
- the Gucy1a1 gene encoding guanylate cyclase soluble subunit alpha-1 isoform X1, translating to MFCTKLKDLKITGECPFSLLAPGQVPKDPAEEVAGGAESCKAALPICQDIPEKNIQGALPQRKTSRSRVYLHTLAESICKLIFPEFERLNLALQRTLAKHKIKESRRFLEREDFEKLIADQAIAAGVPAETIRESLGEELFKICYEEDEHILGVVGGTLKDFLNSFSTLLKQSSHCQEAEKRGRLEDASILCLDKEHDFLNVYYFFPKKITSLILPGVIKAAAHTLYETEVDVSLMPPCFRSDCTEFVNQPYLLYSVHVKSTKPSLSPGKPQSSLVIPASLFCKTFPFHFMFDKDLTVLQLGNGIRRLMNRRDFQGKPNFEEYFEILTPKINQTFSGIMTMLNMQFVIRVRRWDNSVKKASRVMDLKGQMIYIVESSAILFLGSPCVDRLEDFTGRGLYLSDIPIHNALRDVVLIGEQARAQDGLKKRLGKLKATLEQAHQALEEEKKKTVDLLCSIFPSEVAQQLWQGQVVQAKKFSNVTMLFSDIVGFTAICSQCSPLQVITMLNALYTRFDQQCGELDVYKVETIGDAYCVAGGLHRESDTHAIQIALMALKMMELSDEVMSPHGEPIKMRIGLHSGSVFAGVVGVKMPRYCLFGNNVTLANKFESCSVPRKINVSPTTYRLLKDCPGFVFTPRSREELPPNFPSEIPGICHFLDSYQQGTNSKPCFQKKDVEDGNANFLGKASGID from the exons ATGTTCTGCACAAAGCTCAAGGATCTCAAGATTACAGGGGAATGTCCTTTCTCCTTACTGGCCCCAGGTCAGGTTCCTAAAGATCCAGCAGAGGAGGTAGCAGGAGGTGCAGAGAGCTGCAAAGCAGCCCTGCCCATCTGTCAAGACATCCCTGAGAAGAATATACAAGGAGCACTTCCACAAAGAAAGACCAGTCGGAGCCGAGTCTATCTTCACACTTTGGCAGAGAGTATTTGCAAACTGATTTTCCCAGAG tTTGAACGGCTGAACCTTGCACTTCAGAGAACATtggcaaagcataaaataaaagaaagcag GAGATTTTTAGAAAGAGAAGACTTTGAAAAACTAATTGCAGATCAAGCAATTGCAGCAg GGGTTCCAGCGGAGACCATCAGAGAATCCCTCGGTGAAGAGCTCTTTAAAATTTGCTATGAGGAAGACGAACACATACTCGGCGTGGTTGGAGGCACcctgaaagattttttaaacagCTTCAGCACCCTCCTGAAACAGAGCAGCCATtgccaggaagcagaaaagagGGGCAGGCTTGAAGACGCCTCCATTCTATGCCTGGATAAGGAGCATGATTTCTTAAATGTTTACTATTTCTTCCCCAAGAAAATCACGTCCCTGATCCTTCCCGGTGTCATTAAGGCAGCTGCTCACACACTGTATGAGACCGAAGTGGACGTGTCCTTGATGCCTCCCTGTTTCCGGAGTGATTGCACGGAATTCGTCAATCAGCCCTATTTGTTATACTCTGTCCACGTGAAAAGCACCAAACCATCTCTGTCCCCCGGGAAACCCCAGTCCTCCCTGGTGATTCCCGCATCGCTCTTCTGTAAGACCTTCCCATTCCATTTCATGTTTGACAAAGATCTGACCGTTCTGCAACTTGGCAATGGCATTAGAAGACTGATGAACAGGAGGGACTTTCAAGGAAAGccaaattttgaagaatactttgaaattctGACTCCCAAAATCAACCAAACCTTTAGTGGGATCATGACAATGTTGAATATGCAATTTGTCATACGAGTGAGGAGATGGGACAACTCTGTGAAGAAAGCTTCAAGG GTTATGGATCTCAAAGGCCAAATGATCTACATTGTTGAATCCAGTGCAATATTGTTCTTGGGGTCACCCTGTGTGGACAGATTAGAAGATTTTACAGGAAGAGGGCTCTACCTATCAGACATCCCAATTCACAACGCACTGAGGGATGTGGTCTTGATAGGGGAACAAGCTCGAGCTCAAGATGGCCTGAAGAAGAGGCTGGGGAAGCTGAAGGCCACCCTTGAGCAAGCCCACCAAGCcctggaggaagagaagaaaaagacagtAGACCTTCTGTGCTCTATATTCCCCTCTGAGGTGGCTCAACAACTGTGGCAAGGGCAGGTGGTGCAAGCCAAGAAGTTCAGTAATGTCACCATGCTTTTCTCAGACATAGTTGGGTTCACTGCCATCTGCTCCCAGTGCTCACCACTGCAGGTCATCACCATGCTCAATGCCCTCTACACTCGTTTTGACCAACAGTGTGGAGAGCTGGATGTGTACAAG GTGGAGACCATTGGTGATGCATATTGTGTAGCAGGGGGATTACACAGAGAGAGTGATACTCATGCTATCCAGATAGCCCTGATGGCCCTAAAGATGATGGAGCTCTCTGACGAAGTCATGTCTCCCCATGGAGAACCTATCAAG ATGCGAATTGGACTGCATTCTGGATCTGTTTTTGCTGGAGTTGTTGGAGTTAAAATGCCCCGTTACTGCCTTTTTGGAAATAATGTCACTCTGGCTAACAAATTTGAGTCCTGCAGTGTGCCACGAAAAATCAATGTTAGTCCAACAACCTACAG ATTACTCAAAGATTGCCCTGGTTTTGTGTTTACCCCTCGATCAAGGGAGGAACTTCCACCAAACTTCCCCAGTGAAATTCCTGGAATCTGTCATTTTCTGGATTCTTATCAACAAGGAACAAATTCAAAACCGTGCTTCCAAAAGAAAGACGTTGAAGATGGCAATGCCAATTTCCTAGGCAAAGCATCAGGAATAGATTAG
- the Gucy1a1 gene encoding guanylate cyclase soluble subunit alpha-1 isoform X2 — protein MFCTKLKDLKITGECPFSLLAPGQVPKDPAEEVAGGAESCKAALPICQDIPEKNIQGALPQRKTSRSRVYLHTLAESICKLIFPEFERLNLALQRTLAKHKIKESRRFLEREDFEKLIADQAIAAGVPAETIRESLGEELFKICYEEDEHILGVVGGTLKDFLNSFSTLLKQSSHCQEAEKRGRLEDASILCLDKEHDFLNVYYFFPKKITSLILPGVIKAAAHTLYETEVDVSLMPPCFRSDCTEFVNQPYLLYSVHVKSTKPSLSPGKPQSSLVIPASLFCKTFPFHFMFDKDLTVLQLGNGIRRLMNRRDFQGKPNFEEYFEILTPKINQTFSGIMTMLNMQFVIRVRRWDNSVKKASRVMDLKGQMIYIVESSAILFLGSPCVDRLEDFTGRGLYLSDIPIHNALRDVVLIGEQARAQDGLKKRLGKLKATLEQAHQALEEEKKKTVDLLCSIFPSEVAQQLWQGQVVQAKKFSNVTMLFSDIVGFTAICSQCSPLQVITMLNALYTRFDQQCGELDVYKVETIGDAYCVAGGLHRESDTHAIQIALMALKMMELSDEVMSPHGEPIKITQRLPWFCVYPSIKGGTSTKLPQ, from the exons ATGTTCTGCACAAAGCTCAAGGATCTCAAGATTACAGGGGAATGTCCTTTCTCCTTACTGGCCCCAGGTCAGGTTCCTAAAGATCCAGCAGAGGAGGTAGCAGGAGGTGCAGAGAGCTGCAAAGCAGCCCTGCCCATCTGTCAAGACATCCCTGAGAAGAATATACAAGGAGCACTTCCACAAAGAAAGACCAGTCGGAGCCGAGTCTATCTTCACACTTTGGCAGAGAGTATTTGCAAACTGATTTTCCCAGAG tTTGAACGGCTGAACCTTGCACTTCAGAGAACATtggcaaagcataaaataaaagaaagcag GAGATTTTTAGAAAGAGAAGACTTTGAAAAACTAATTGCAGATCAAGCAATTGCAGCAg GGGTTCCAGCGGAGACCATCAGAGAATCCCTCGGTGAAGAGCTCTTTAAAATTTGCTATGAGGAAGACGAACACATACTCGGCGTGGTTGGAGGCACcctgaaagattttttaaacagCTTCAGCACCCTCCTGAAACAGAGCAGCCATtgccaggaagcagaaaagagGGGCAGGCTTGAAGACGCCTCCATTCTATGCCTGGATAAGGAGCATGATTTCTTAAATGTTTACTATTTCTTCCCCAAGAAAATCACGTCCCTGATCCTTCCCGGTGTCATTAAGGCAGCTGCTCACACACTGTATGAGACCGAAGTGGACGTGTCCTTGATGCCTCCCTGTTTCCGGAGTGATTGCACGGAATTCGTCAATCAGCCCTATTTGTTATACTCTGTCCACGTGAAAAGCACCAAACCATCTCTGTCCCCCGGGAAACCCCAGTCCTCCCTGGTGATTCCCGCATCGCTCTTCTGTAAGACCTTCCCATTCCATTTCATGTTTGACAAAGATCTGACCGTTCTGCAACTTGGCAATGGCATTAGAAGACTGATGAACAGGAGGGACTTTCAAGGAAAGccaaattttgaagaatactttgaaattctGACTCCCAAAATCAACCAAACCTTTAGTGGGATCATGACAATGTTGAATATGCAATTTGTCATACGAGTGAGGAGATGGGACAACTCTGTGAAGAAAGCTTCAAGG GTTATGGATCTCAAAGGCCAAATGATCTACATTGTTGAATCCAGTGCAATATTGTTCTTGGGGTCACCCTGTGTGGACAGATTAGAAGATTTTACAGGAAGAGGGCTCTACCTATCAGACATCCCAATTCACAACGCACTGAGGGATGTGGTCTTGATAGGGGAACAAGCTCGAGCTCAAGATGGCCTGAAGAAGAGGCTGGGGAAGCTGAAGGCCACCCTTGAGCAAGCCCACCAAGCcctggaggaagagaagaaaaagacagtAGACCTTCTGTGCTCTATATTCCCCTCTGAGGTGGCTCAACAACTGTGGCAAGGGCAGGTGGTGCAAGCCAAGAAGTTCAGTAATGTCACCATGCTTTTCTCAGACATAGTTGGGTTCACTGCCATCTGCTCCCAGTGCTCACCACTGCAGGTCATCACCATGCTCAATGCCCTCTACACTCGTTTTGACCAACAGTGTGGAGAGCTGGATGTGTACAAG GTGGAGACCATTGGTGATGCATATTGTGTAGCAGGGGGATTACACAGAGAGAGTGATACTCATGCTATCCAGATAGCCCTGATGGCCCTAAAGATGATGGAGCTCTCTGACGAAGTCATGTCTCCCCATGGAGAACCTATCAAG ATTACTCAAAGATTGCCCTGGTTTTGTGTTTACCCCTCGATCAAGGGAGGAACTTCCACCAAACTTCCCCAGTGA